The sequence GATGTTTAGACACTTTCATGAATGCTATCTCAATTGACAAAGCAGGCTTTTAAAACAGTCCTGCCTGTCCTTTCCTTCCACTGAAAACATGCAGTGGGTGGTAGGCAGTGCCTCTGTTAGCCTGGATGTTCACTCCAGCACGAGCGCGGTAGCTGTTGGATCGTATGTCTTTGCCGGGAAACTCTGTTGTGCAGGAACAACCGGATTGCTGTCTGCAGGTCAGACTTTTTTACACGTATGTCCTTCCGTGCTCCACTCTGATGGAAGCCGGGTTTCGGAATGACAAAGCGACCGGGTGGGCCGGGGCTTTATCAAGATGGCGGCCAGAAAGTAAATCGGGTTAGTGTCTCCGCCTCCGCGCAGTGGCCTCTGGGCAGCGTGTGGGCGGAGGGGCGAGCCGCCCGGGGCGAGTCGAACATGTCCGCGGGTCTGATGTGGGTTAGGTTACAGTGCTGGCGTTCGGGGCCATCGGGCCGAGCAGTCACGCTGCGTAATGAGGTCATTTGCACTGTgaaacgctctctctctctctctctctctctctcacccacatgCAGTTTTATCACTGCGCTGTAGGGCGTCCCCATGGTTACCTGACAGCGCCTTCATTTTGGCTCAGCTGGGATCATTTCGGCGCATTGTGACTTTTGAATGGTTTGTGGGGTGCCCAGGCCCGATGCAAggtgaaaatacagaggggtacaattgcaatccatgggggAATACTGTGCAcacatcaggatataaggagacaactgggggtgcactgaggtccatctgggggtgcaatgcactcctaagcacccccataaccTCCGGGCCTGGAGGTGCTGTCGGACCACTGCCTAACATGCCTATGTATAATGCCAGTTTTCAGTGATTTCATTCTAGAGTGTACTCTCTAAAATTTTGGCATATCAGACAATGCTATACTACGCAGTGGTACTCATATTGTGCATGATTATGTTGTCctaacattatttttcatgcgGACTTTGCTTCCTTTTCTGTCTTACtgtttgttggtgtttgtgAGCCTACAGAATGAACACCGTGTACTTGTGGTGTACTGACTGTAATATATCCTGCTCTATATTCATGGATGGTGGTGTAAAACTGTCCcgcatgaatatttcagcatttactGTAAGTGAAACCGAATAAACCCGAATCCCTCTTGCGTTTGGCCCTGAGCGCACGTGAGGCCTGTCGGGCGGCGATTGAGAAGGGGACCACGACAGGGCACTGTGGTGGTGCTGGCCTGGGGCACCCTGCAGGCCTGTCACGAACAAAAACTCTGCTTGACTCTTTCGCTACGCTAGCCTTAGCATGTGCAATTGGCACCGAACGGCACAACCCCCTGCCGACATGCGCGAAGCAATTACTTTCCTGTTTTACAGGATATGCAGAAGTTACTTAAGCTGAGGAAGGGAAAGTTTGGGTGGTATCGCGGAGAGGACCGCATTAAAAGGCGCCGCTCTCTCTGTGCACTCTCCCCAGCAGCATTCTGCGCTGGCCCCAGAGAATGCGGAAAATGGCCGTTTAGAGTGAACTGGGACAGGGCAGGGCGACTCTTGTGGCTATACGCTTGAGATCTGACAGGAACAAGACTTCTCACGCTTCATCTGAGAATGTCACCATGTACCGTAAACCCTAAAATTTCTCCTAAAAAAACTTCCGCTTTATGTTAGACAGTGCAGGAAAGGACGTGATGAATGGAGATGACGTAAATTGATAATTGATAATGTGTCTCACAAACCAGTGTTTAcctgtgaaaattaatttactAAAAACCCGCGATTGTCGCACTGTTTCCATGGTAGAATTGTGAAGTGCACATGGTTTTGGGGTGAGTCTGTTGATTGGTCCTGAAGGCCAATGATCAGTTTCCTATTTTGTTAATAGAAATAGCTAAGTGACAAAAATCACACCAAGCCAGctgaacagaaaggaaaaagattacacagtgacagtggagGTGGTGCAGAAGACCattgactgtaatggaatgtgaTTGAATTTTCTGAAAACCCAGCAAGAAAAATCAGCCATTGTCGTGAAAGGCGCATAAACTTCTCGTGTACCCTGCACCCCCCTGTTCTGATGCAGAGAGGGGAGGCCCTCCTGGAAATTCAGGAGCCCGCTGGAATGTCCTCCCACCCTGGTGTGGAGGTCTGCCCCTGCACGACCACCCCCTAGCTCCTGGTGGAGGCAAATGAGCATGTGGGTTGGGTTCCTCTGCAGTACGGCCCTACGGTTTTGGCAGAGCACGGTGGGTGAAAGCACAGCTACTCACAGAGGGCCCTTTACGACACTTTAAAGCGGTCGATCCCTGGACGTGTTTACAGGCCTGACACACTGAAGCCGAGTCTGTTCTTTTTGTTGGACAGAACTGTACAGCAGTGTTTTTCCTACTGCGAAAGTTACTGCAACCCACTGTTTGAtgtatgtgaacaaaatgtCCCAAGGAAAAATGTGCCAGTTATCACTGGTGTTGTGTtcctggtactgtatgtttaacgCCGCTGTTGTGACAAAGCAGAGCTCTACTTGTGTCTGGGAAGAGTGACCTTCTGTTATCTGTGTCTCTCGTGCAGGCTGAAGGCACTGGTGTCCACAGGAGGCAGGAGTGTACAGGCTGCGTGTGACTGGTGAGTACATTCACTAACTCTGATTCACTGATTCACTCACGCACGCGTGCAACTGTCACACACATGAAAGCATGCCTGGACATGCACAGACATTTGCATTTCCTCACACACATGGATGCATGcacatgttcacacatgcatagaacctctctgtcactctctttctcacatgggcgcacatgtatacatgcatgcatatcctcactcatgcacatacacatgcacgccacacgcacacacgcacacacacatacacacacatacacacatacacacatacacacacatacaacaatGGCACATACAACCAGGACAATATTCATTGCACCAAGTAGCATTAAGAccaatacatacagtatggtGAATAACCGTTCTAGCAgtactgctgccccctgctggataCTAAACATACTAGCAGGGGAAAAGTACTAGAAAGACATTTGGGGGGAAAGGCTGAATTTAATTATCATGGTGGATGTGTGGGAGGGTGTGAGACTGTAAGAGGCTGCAGATAGGAGCATGACATTTCTAAAATCATAAACAACTCTAATGTGGGTGTGTTAGCGTGAATTCCACTATGCTGTAGGTTAGTTTAGTAGTGCTGCTGGAAAGTTTGTCATGACATTCGGGTGGCGTATTAATAATTCAGCACATGTCTTCAGCATCCTAATGTGTTCCCTCGGTCACTCGGCAAGAGTCAATGAGTGGGCCTAAAGTGCAATGCATTACGtcactggcatttagcagatgctcttatccagagcgacttacatcagttacaagtttttacaatgctatccatttatacagctggatattcactgaggcaattgtggggtaagAACCTTGCCTAACAGTAAAGCAGCTTTGCTGccatggggaatcgaactggcaaccttttggttacaagtcctgcttcttaaccactatgctacactgccgccccataaAAATGCAGCTTGTCAGCGTGTCGGTATCTGTTGCTGTTTCGGCTGACCCTCTCGCCCCTCTGCCTAGGCTGTTCTCCCATGTGGACGACCCCTTCCTGGACGACCCCTTGCCTAGGGAATATGTGCTGTACCTGCGTCCCAGCGGCCCCTTGCTGCACCAGCTCTCCCACTTCTGGCAGCAGTCTCGCGCCACCTGTGGAAAGAACAAGGCCCACAACATCTTCCCCCACATCACCCTCTGCCAGTTCTTCATGGTAAGCGGAAAAGTGGGGGCgcggggaggtggggggtcGGGGTCGTCATGGACGCTGAGTACAGCTGGATAATAAACAGCCGCATTAAGGAAACTGTGTGGTTGATGGTTTTTGGACCGCTGAGGCAGACCACTGACTGCTTGTGCTTGAAAACATGTGGCTGATTGTGGCTAggattttttaaatctgtgtgctgtgttctgtgtttttcatgtgactgtgctgttttcactgtttatcTGCATTACAGCACGTTATGTGTTGTATAtcactgtgtgcttgtgttatacctcactgtgtgactgtgtgccgctgtgctgtctctctcagtgcccctgtgctgtctctctcagtgccgctgtgctgtctctctcagtgccgctgtgctgtctctctcagtgccgctgtgctgtctctctcagtgccgctgtgctgtctctctcagtgccccagtgctgtctctctcagtgccgctgtgctgtctctcagtGCGCCTGTGCTGTACCTCACCGTGcccctgtgctctctctcagtgcccctgtgctgtctctctcagtgcccctgtgctgtctctctcagtgcccctgtgctgtctctcagtGTGCAGACAATAAGGTGGAGGCCCTGTGTGAGGCGCTGCAGTCCACAGTGAGTCAGTGGAGAGGCCGGttccccagccccctccccctggagCTCTACATCTCCTCCAACTTCATCGGGCTTTTCGTGGAGGAGCAGGTGGCCGAGGTGCTCAAGGCCTTTGCAGCCGACTTCTCCACAGAGGCTGCCACCAAAGCAGGTGAGAGGTCAGGGGCGGGGCCCTCTGATGTGACTCCCCAGGGCTCAGGAGGGATGGGCACCCGCTAACAAAGTCTGGCAGAATGGGAGCTTATTAGCGCCCAGACACTTATATAACTGCACTTGTTTGAATCTTGTAATCCTCATCATCCATCTTGACTGACTGTTCCCCCATCTCTTTTATTTCTTATTGAAGAAATCTCCTTTTGCACCCTAATTAGGCTATGCTTAAAAGCATGTCTTGTATAATGTACCTGAATTGAGTTTAATTACATAAGGGAAAAGTGATTGAATTAATTCCAGCATTACTGATCTTTTAAAAAGGACTGAACATTTTACTGCAGGGGCAGATACTTTAAGTGAAAAACCCTGAATAATGTAAGAAATGCACTAAAGCCTGGTGGCCATCATTTCTGCTCTTTAGAGAATTCGAAAGAACACTtctatactgtactgtacatcatTATCGGTTTCACTCAGcttcagctgtgttttaaaacaaagtcTTCAAGTAAAGTTTTTGGTTAAGTTGGAAACAACTGCAGTGCACTAACAGAAACTTTCAAAATTCGTTCTGGGAACCTGGGCGTCTGCCATCAACCCGAGAATGCTTTGCTTTTGTGAAGCTTCAGTAGGAGTGGATCAATTGCATCTCGCACAGAGAATCAAATGTGTGATTATGAAACAGTGTATAAGAAGTTTTAGTAAACTTCAGATTTATCACTTCAGAAGTAAAATGTTGGGATTATATATAATCAGCTTCTCCTTTTTatcctgtttttcccctccccagATGTTCACGTGGAACCCCATAAGAAACAGCTCCATGTGACTCTTGCCTACCACTTCCAACCCGATCACCTGCCTTCACTAGAAAAACTGGCCAAGAGCATTGACGTCTCAatgggctgtgattggctggctgtgctgttctcccGGGACATCCGATTTGCCAATCATGAGGTACCCCGTCTTTATTCAGTTAGCCTGGATGTATTACTATTCTTTAGAATGGGCTTTAGCccagataacaaaaaaaaacgcctTCTCATTTGTAGTTGCCGGTTCTGTTGTAATGTGTTTATAGCAACTTTTAAGATGAGTTAAGAAGAGAAACTTCAGGAATTCAGTGTAGATTCAAGTCATAAACCCGGCCGAGTGTTCACATTGTGTCTTGCTCACGGATGCTGACCCCTTTTCCTCAGACGCTGCGGGTGATGTACCCCTACGCCCCCCAGAACGAGGACGAGCTGGAGCTGGTTCCAGGGGACTTCATCTTCATGTCGCCGGTGGAGCAGAACAGCACCAGCGAGGGCTGGGTGTACGGGACCTCCCTCAGCACAGGGCTGTCCGGCCTGCTGCCCGAGAACTACATCAGCCGGGCCGACGAGAGCGACACCTGGGTCTTCCACGGGTGAGCTCTCCTCTCTTGCGCCGCTCCGCCCCACATTCCCCAAGACCTCCTGATTCATTCCATCTTTAGTGTATCAGTATGTTCCCCATACCCAAAGACCTCCTGATTGATGCCATCCTCACTGCATCACTCATGACCTTGTTTCCCAAAGATCTCCCTGTTCATGCATTGATATGTGAGCTGTGTCTTGCTGTGTATGTTGAGTAATAGCTGTGTTGAGCTACTGTACGTTTCCCGTTTACAACAGAACTGTAATGTGCATTGACTTTACAGTGTGTTCACAACCTCAGTATGTGCTGAATGTTGTCTTCACAGTAAACTGAGCTGCGATGTGTGTTGGGCTCACGCTGTGCTGAgcagtggagtgtgtgagtCCCAGTGTGGTGATGCTCAGTGCATTGAGCAGCAGTGCTGATTGTGTGTAGCGGCTGTATCAGGCCTGGCGCTATAGGGGTACTTAggggtgcacccccagttgtatccttatatcccaatgtctgcACAGTATTTATGACGCCATGGATTGCAGTCAcacccctctgtatttcctCCTGGCGCCGGCCCTGGGCTGTATGCCGAACTGCGCTGGGTGCGTGACTCTTTCCCCTTCGTGTTTCGTGCAGGTCCCACTCCTTCCTCAGTTGTGCCTCCCCCTCAGGTACAGGGGGCGCAGTGGGTGGGGTGTGTGACGGGCTGCTGGACGGCCGTTTCCTTGACGACCGGAGCCCCGGGGACCCGCCCACCCTCAGTGTAATTTGCCAGCCTATGCAGGTACGCAGCGAGGCCGCACAGACGCACAATGAGAACATTCAAGTGTGCATATGGATGACTTTTACTGTGGGGCCCACTCACGCCGCCCGTTTGTTCACCTGACCTGCTTAGGTTCGGTGCAGCTCTGATCGTATGAAGCGAAGCGTGCGGGGTTTAAGAAGATTCGAGTCAAATTTCAGTCAAATAGATTTAAAGCAACATGTGTTCCCCATCAGAATGGGAGCAATGAACAGTGAtaatgaaatggcaaaatggTGATGACACGATCGCTGCCATTTGGCAGCATCATACTAGCATTTGGCAGATGGACGTGGTCAGtaagggtattttttttttggctgaatgAGGAAATGTTCCTTAGCTGACGGGGTGAAAGTGACGGTCTGTGATGTCTTCTCCCAGGTACTACGGGTCAACAGCCAGTCACGGCTGCCCAAGCGTAGCCTGTTTGTCTGTCGCCATGGTGAGAGGATGGACGTGGTGTTTGGAAAACACTGGCTGTCACAGTGCTTCGATGCCAAAGGTGTGGAGAGATGGCAGATAGGGCCACACACAGTTCCCTCACACTTAAGAACCAGATGAGGTCCAGGAAAACCTCTGTACTCTTAGACTGTGGTTGTATCCCCAACTGTTGGCAAGGCAATTTCGTGTTTTGGATTAATAAAGTTCTATCTATCTATTCTAGCTACATTGGTATCACTGTGGTCAGTTTTTTACATGGTTATTCACTGTGAATATGGCTTCACATGATGCGTACTTGATTAATCAAGAGGCGATAAATCGAGGGAAAAGGCTGGGATTAGGTTAGTGCCGGAAGGGGAGCTCAGCACTGCACATCATTCATAAGCCTTAACTCCAGCTCCTGTTCTTACCAAATCTCATTTAAAGTATTCCTATGAGAAATCTCCCTCATCAATATACCCTTTTTTGGGGGCTGTGCAGGTCGATATGTGCGCACCAACCTCAACATGCCGTCGAGCCTGCCTGTCCGCAGTGGGGGGTATCGGGACTATGACAAGGACGGCCCCATCACCGTGTTTGGATCCACACAGGCACGACTCGTGGGTGAGCAGTCTCGATcagtcctgctctctctcataAGGCAGGGGCTTTAGAAAtgctttgtgcgtgtgtgcgtgtgtgcgtgtgtgtgtgtgtgtgtgtgtgtgtgtgtgtgtgtgggtagtgCGGGgagggcagtgtagcatagtggtaaggagcaggggaactgctgttgtacccttgggcaagatacttaacccagaattgcctcagttaatatccagctgtatgggtaacgtaaaaaaaaaaaaatgtaacctgtgtcagttg comes from Megalops cyprinoides isolate fMegCyp1 chromosome 3, fMegCyp1.pri, whole genome shotgun sequence and encodes:
- the ubash3ba gene encoding ubiquitin-associated and SH3 domain-containing protein B — protein: MAAKEDLYTKVTPRRQRLNRPGTVKHGSNLDVLLSMGFPKTRALKALVSTGGRSVQAACDWLFSHVDDPFLDDPLPREYVLYLRPSGPLLHQLSHFWQQSRATCGKNKAHNIFPHITLCQFFMCADNKVEALCEALQSTVSQWRGRFPSPLPLELYISSNFIGLFVEEQVAEVLKAFAADFSTEAATKADVHVEPHKKQLHVTLAYHFQPDHLPSLEKLAKSIDVSMGCDWLAVLFSRDIRFANHETLRVMYPYAPQNEDELELVPGDFIFMSPVEQNSTSEGWVYGTSLSTGLSGLLPENYISRADESDTWVFHGSHSFLSCASPSGTGGAVGGVCDGLLDGRFLDDRSPGDPPTLSVICQPMQVLRVNSQSRLPKRSLFVCRHGERMDVVFGKHWLSQCFDAKGRYVRTNLNMPSSLPVRSGGYRDYDKDGPITVFGSTQARLVGEALLESNTTIDFVYCSPSLRCVQTAHNILKGLQQDGKIKIRVEPGLFEWTKWVSGTSLPAWIPPTDLAAANLSVDTTYRPHLPVSKLGVSESYDTYMSRSFQVTREILSDCKNMGNNVLIVAHASSLEACTRQMQGLNPQNSKDFVQVVRKIPYLGFCACEEQGDTGVWQLVDPPILPLTHGPNHSFNWRETLLQD